The genomic region ctgtggtgagtAAGGggcgtgggctgataaaactacatagagttcattggaagttgctttggagataagcatctgctaaataaataaatgaaaatgtatgactGGGACTGAGCTAATAGcactgtggttagagctactgcctgtgtgtccaaaggttgcagctttggtTCCTACCTTtgactgtagtatccttgagcaaggtacttaccctaaaattgctccactaaaaaatGAAGGTTACTCTCCAttgtaagtggggaaaaaaaagtgttaagctaaataaatgtatcacaAGGTTCTGTATGACCATACTGTATGTAAGTAATTTGGACATAGAGGTAGTATTTATTAACAAGATGGAATGTAAATAGGTGTAGCTccattaaatttgtttatgcTCTTTCGATAAATCAGTCTGCTGAACAGTGATTTTgctttaccacacacacacacgactgttAGTGTTAGCTAGAGGGTAATGATAGTTTTGGTCATTGTTGGCTCCATTTTTCTAgaaatttccattaaaaatcaCTATGAATAAGACTGTTCAAGCTGGACCTGATGATTAAGTTGGAGACAGTTAAGGTCTAGCAGAATCCTTTTCCGGGGCCTTCATCCATCTGTTATCATTAACCACTTTCTCGGTGCAGGGTCACAATGGTCCAGGGCCTATCTCGGAAACAGAGGGTACTAACAAACAGGGCacaaccctggatgggacaccagggcAGGCCCACACACCCACTGACACacgctaagggcaatttagagtcgctagttcaccagaaacacacatctttggacagtgggaggaaaccagagcacctggagggaacccacagaaacacagggggaacatgcaaacaccacacactctGAGCTGGATTCATACTCGTGTTCATAGTCGGGAGACACTGGCACAACCGTGTTGCCCACCTCTCCCTTTGCTTCTTGAAATTATTAGATAATATAACAGCCAGTTTGGTCCCCGCAGGGTTGACATTCGCAGGGCAAACACCGAAGCTCTCCGGTATTACAGAAAagagctgtttttgtttctcataTGTTCCATATGAAAGAACGCAAGGTTGAGCAACTGCACCCATCGAACGCTCAGATTTTATCTTCCGTATCACGCGATCAGTGTATGAAGTGCACGCAGGCAGGAGTGTGAGCTCGCAGAGCTTACTGTACAAAGGGATGTGCAGATCTGCACGCGGCTCAAGCCTGCAACTGCAGAATCGCAGGTAGGGAGATAAGGGCAAGTGGAGTCTGCATCGCTCTGCCCTGCCACTGTACTCCGTGGCCTTGCGGTCGCCCGAACCCCCGCTTCCATCCTGACATGGATGGCAGGAGGTGTCAGCCAGGCAGTGAAGGTTATGAATCCTGTGCGTGCGAGCTGCCATTCATACACACCTCGGTGTGGTTTCTGCCCTCTCAACGCAGTGTTACAAGTCGCTTACGCGCTGAGCAGGTGTATGGAGTGTGTGATGTCGTTggccattacatttacagtcattCCTTTAGCGaatcactgaaaatgacaataatCTTGGACTAACCACAactatttaccagtttatatagCAGgatttatactggagcaattcagggtaactacagGGTAATTCATtgctacaacagcagcagatgggatccaggcctgcaacctttgagtccaaaggcagcagctctaaccgccaaagcattacatttccattgatgaattttcttttctgaagcAATTATCATGGTTAGTTAGTATGATACCATCATTTAACCAGCATGCATTACTGTTAGTTAATTTGGAGATAatgcagtggggggtgggggggtggcatggtggtggcatggtggtgcagcaggtttggcctatgACTGCTCTCtgatgagtctggggtttgagtcccgcttggggtgccctccaccggactggcatcctgtcctgggtgtgtcccctccccctccagcctcgtgctctgtgttgccgagttaggttccggctcgccgctaccccgctcgggacaagtggcctcAGTCTGTGCGTGTCTATAATGCGGTGAAAATTTACAGACCAGGTAGAGGATTCAAAGAGAAGCAAGTCTGAGagggatgtgttttgagacccacCTTGAaagctgagagggattcagcagctctgagtgataGAGGGACCTCATTCCACTACATTAGAGACAGAACTATTGAATAAACAGCAGTCAGAATGATAGGGTGTACCACACCACCTCACCACGGTACCCACAAGGGGAGCTGAGCGACCCTGTTTTCAGTTCATATCTTAATGTGAGCAACAcgggggctcgaacccacataGGTGAGGATCTATAAATATACAGGCGCAGAAGCAAGGCCCATTTTTTGGAGCTTCTTGGCCACCCACCTGTCACCGCACAAAAGGATCCGTTCTGCACAGCAACCAACGGCGCACCGTTTGGAAGGGAAGTGGTGCAGGAAGCGGGGTACAGGGGAGGGGAGCGGAGAGGTGCCCCGCTTCCAAGTACCCGGCGCCTGCCATCGAGTCCTCTTATCGGAGCCCTTATCTGAGCATTTGCTCTCATGCACGAGTCCCTTGAAGGCGCATGGGGGCAGATCCAACACGGTGACAAACATTTTCCCGCCGCGTTTGTGCGGCTCTTAAACAAAGCAAATCAAGACataaaaaaacttttctctCTTAGCGGTATCATATACAGGCGTGTGGGCAAACACTTAAGGGCCCAGTCCAGCTGTAGCGTTAACTGTGACGGAGCGGCGTGTCCGTCGTCGAGGTTTACATCCCGATCCGCTCTGCGATCAGAGGACGGGGACCCAGTGTGCCGAAACCGAGAGGACggcatttcatttgaaaacgCTGCGTTAACTTGCTAGACTGCCTGCCGTGTTTTTTATGGTATTTCATGTAGTGGAAGTAAATGTCAAGTAGGAGGATGCTTTGCAGAGCTCTAGTGAAGTCAAATGACATTCAATTATGTGCTTTGCTGAATGCCGATGTGTAGGCGCTCTGGCTGCTCGATGTGAAATAGTGTTCGAGGAACAGAAAGAGGCCACTTTATTGTGTTATCTAAAGTGACATTTCAAACATTTGCCTAAAAGgtgtacatttttacatggCTCTGCATTTTTTCTGGGCTTACATCAAAATCGTATAAAGATAATACTTGTCTTCAGTCTTCCCCAAGTACTTGTGACTCAATAGAAGAGGAGCTCATCTGAAAAGAAAGCCAAATTATTCATCATTGACCTTCCCTTTCGTGCTTTTAACTTGAAATGAGATAACAATGTTGGAATACTCTGCAATTTgtcatggagaaaaaaaaaaatgtttttggggTATTTTTTCTGAGACATGCCTGAAACTAGATACCATTAATGGtcacttgttttcattttactaagagtgagtgagtaagtcACTGGTTCCCCCTTACTGAAGAAGGTCAGTGCTTTCAGTGGATTCCCATGAGATGAATGTTGTCTTAGACAAGCTACACAGGTGggaaaattatgttttattcaaGGGTAGACAGATAATCCAAAtgcattttgctttgtttgtttgctttccttGATTCCTTCAGTATAAATGTcttgcacattttctgtttaattcCTTTTATTCTTATATaatgctaaatatttttctatgaTGACACATACCTGTGGTGCTGAACAAGACAAGTGTAGCAAAGTAGAGAAAGTGTTGAGAAATGACagtgaaagagaaaattaaagagaaaagcaaagagcaaaacagaaagcaaagagaaattaaacacaACACACTGCTAATGTATTGTTCTGAAAAAGAGCcatctggcaactgaggaaaggaaaacaaaaaaaaaccccaagtCCATgaaataggaaaaaataaatcttggcGGGTTCCAGACCTAGCAGCTACCCACCACTCTTGCACACTCTAAAGTAGTCCAACTCTACTGTATTTGCCACAATAAGCTATAATATAGAGGTCTTGACCTATAGTATTTATAATCAATGTGCCTTATTGTGTTTTGAGCAAACTGTACGCTATGCATTAACTATGTTGAGAAGTTCTTTACACGCatcatgaaaaatgcatttcatttttaccaCTATGCACGTTTCAAACAGGTATAGACTCTTCTAACTGTATCATTTAATAGTTACATTGATTTCATTCTCATTCATGGCTTCCATTAGTCTAGACCTgtattaatttgatttttttaaacaaaacagtatGTCCAGAGCAGGGATTCTTAACCCGGACTCCATGGACCAATCAGCGGTCTGTGGGTGGGCTTCAAGCTTGCTCTAAAAATAACACAGCCTAActaaataaaacttgaaaataaaaatatttctatgctGTTTCTATCTATGACAGAATTCCACATGAAGGTAATTTCAGTCTATGAAATTCAGGTTTTGTTTATGACATTTTTCTACCAGGGGTTCCTTAAAGTGGTTTGCAGGCcagaaaatgttaagaactCTTGGGCTAGTGATACATCATTTGCAGCATAAGGAGTTTCATATATACAGAAGATTGTGGGGGAAATGTACTAAGTAACAACGCAACGTCCCCAAAAATCCTGCCTTCACAAAGTGCTGTCTATAGATACTGGTTTTGCCCAAACCTAATCATCTCCATCATCTCAGTGTGACATGAGTGCAGCAACTCAGAGATTCAAGCTCAGTCAACATGCCGTTCCGTCGATGCGGTCCAGGTGACTCCTTCCGACCCtcaggtgttgctgctgctgttctcaaTCGCAGCCTTGCTGGATGGTGCAGATGTGGACAGGTAGCCCTTGAAGAGGCTCACCACTTTTCGCTTGTACGTCTTGATGGCGAAGAAGTAAATGACCGGGTCCAGGCAGCAGTTGAGGTTCATCAAGGACACGGTGACCTGCAGGGAGGTTTTGAAGGCCTTCAGTTCCTCGCAGGAGGGCTGGCCGAGGATCTTGCGCACCATGAACTGCATGATATTGAAGTGGTAGGGGCTGAAGCAGATGACGAAGGTGAAGAGGATCAGCAGGGTGATGTGGTTGGCCTTGTGATTGCATTTGGTGCGCCCCGTCATGGGGTTCTGCCTGGCGGCTCTGGACAGCTTACGGTTGATCTGGGCGTAGCAGCCGACGATGAGGACCAGGGGGATGCAGAAGCTGATGGTGCAGGCCACGAGGAGCAGGTAGGGGATGAGTGGAGAGCCGTCAAAGGTGAAGTACTCCATGCAGGTGTGCTTGCCCTCGGTGTGGCCCAGCATGCTTCTGAAGAGCAGGGGGCAGGTTTGGAGAAACACCAGAAGCCACACCAAAATGCACACAGCACGCACCGCCTCCACCTTCCTCAAGCGCAGCAGCCGGTGCGGGTGCACCATGGCCAGGTAGCGGTCCAGGCTGATGCAGGTCATGAAAGCAATGCCAGCATAGGTGTTGGTGTAGAACACGACGGAGGTCACCCGGCACATGAGGTCCCCAAATGGCCAGTCAAACTCCCGAACGTAATAGGTGATCCTTCCAGGCAGCGCCAGGATGAAGAGGGCATCAGAGAGAGCCAGGTTGATCAGGTAGAAGGAGGTGGAGTTgaatttctgtttcttctgaCAGGTGACGTACAGGACCAGACTGTTGCCAGAGATGCTGACCAGAAAGATCAGTGTGTAGAACACTGGGTAGAGCACTTGGGAGCTCTTGGTGTAGATGAACACATTGCAGCTCTGGTTGGAGCTCACGTTGCTGGAATCCATTCCTAGTCCTGCAGGACACTTGGTGATGTTACTTGTTTTCTCCTAGAAACGCACACCCAGATCAATGCCTCAGGATGGTATGGTGTTAACCTTCAAAACATCTgcttacttagctgatgcttttctccataacaATTCAGAGTGTAAAGGCGAGGGTAGCAGACAAAGCCCCCAGTAACAGGATAAAGACTCAGACGCCTTTTTGGACCTGTCAGTTCAAAGTAGATGGGTAACATCTGGGACGAAGTGctacacaataaaaatgtgttgaacCCATGTCTCTGCATCCATCATTGTGTCTCCAGAGAACCAGGATTCACCGCTACTGACAcaacttacagcaatttacccatttgtgcagctgggtgattttaatcAGTTCAAGATAGGTtcaagtaccctgatcaaggtaagaaaagcagaagcagggattcgaacctggtcCTTCAAGCTGAGAGCAGCATTACCTATTAAGTTACTTGTTACCAATAcgatgaataaaaataataataacaataataataatgaaacaatcTCCCCAGAACTGAACTTGttaaatttcatacatttcagtatttttatacGTTATTAGATCGCAGTACtacatttttctaataaatacacattactCTGTTATGCTAAAGAATATGCTTGAATGTTATGCTAGAacaaacagaagaataaattaGTTTTACCACTTACGGTAATTTCAGAATCGGCTGAAGGTCACGACTGAGAGCCTCTCGCTAGAACTTCTGTCTCAGCTGGAGGCTGGAGCTCGACTGAGAAATCTGTGCGTAACTCTGTCAATTGTTGTATCGTACACCCACCCCACTACATGAATGCCAGTGCGTGAAAAGATTATGACTTATGATAACTCACTGAAAAGCAGCTTACTGCATTTccaagcagaagaaaaagaagtgcCCTATATGAGTTAAGCTTAAACTGAGTTCATGGTGTTTCTACATCTGTTGGATCTAAGCAGAAAGGGCAGAAAGTTGCATTCACTTTCCCATTAATTTCAGATAACATCAgctgtggcatttttttttcaacagaatACACAAAGAACCAtcttaaagaaaatgtacagcGGCTGTATATGAAAAACCACCAGACTATCACTTAAAACAGTAAACCATAGGGGTATAACTGATTGTCAGATAATGTCCACACAACCACTTTCTAAAACTCTTGGCTGTACTCCAGGCCACTTGTAGTGCACATGTTAGTTTGAACGtaaatgcataataataataataataataataaagagaagaagaagaagaagaagaagaagaagaagaagaagaagaagaagaagaatacatgtaaacttgATACTGGATAACTTCTAGTAAAACTTTGCGTGACAAAGTTATTAGGAGTTATTGCAAGTCTTGTAAGTCAACCCAGACaaggacagctgatagcatagggGTTGGATCAACTCCCTTAactctgaaggttgcaggtttaatccccaccttccactatagtacccttgagtgaggtacttactctaaattgctccagtggaatTACCtggctttataaatgggtgaataattgtaattataacttgctttagagaaaagtgccaacaaaatgaatggatgtaagCCCATTTAACCAGTGCAGTGAGTTGAAGGTGCTCAATGCACTTCCTTCCTTCATCACATTGAGGACCTCACAAGGTCTTGACTGGCATCATGGAGGCAAATAGTTGTTGGTGCAAAGGACCCCCCCCAAAGGTTCCTGTTCTCCCACCATAACTGAACAATCCAATGACTAAGGGAGCTCATGGTGATCACCTCATGGAGGGGATTTGAGCCAATGCCCATGATGGACTCCAAGGTCCTCTTCATCCTGACCTTTTCCACTACTTGCATGGGGTTGATCATCATACGGTCATACACATGATAGGACCTGCTTACTTTACAAGCTTGTTGAGTCTGTGGGTCTCACCAGGAGAGATGCTTCCTCAGCACACAACAGCATTAAAGATAACTGTACAGTCCGATAGAGCACAGTAAACAACCTAAGCCTTCTAAGGTGGTACTGCCTGCTCTGTCCTTTCTTGTACAGTGCACCCAACCGTCTGCGAGACCGATTATTGCTGATTCCACATCTGTACCCCTAATGGTAAGTCGGTGCCAGGGCTCTCTAACATGCCCCAAATCAACCACCAGCTCCTTTGTTTTCTTGATGTTGATGTAAAGATGGTTTATCCAACCCAAAGAGACAATATGTGCAAACACGATTATTACAGTGtttatgatggactggtatgTACCAAGCCTCATGCTCTATATTTCTGGAATATGTGAccattggacaagcggttattaataatggatgtgTGGTGAATGACAATTATATAACAAGGTTAAACTACAGTGAATGGAATGGCTCTGATTGAAtgtttattatct from Scleropages formosus chromosome 12, fSclFor1.1, whole genome shotgun sequence harbors:
- the LOC108929318 gene encoding G-protein coupled receptor 183, which produces MDSSNVSSNQSCNVFIYTKSSQVLYPVFYTLIFLVSISGNSLVLYVTCQKKQKFNSTSFYLINLALSDALFILALPGRITYYVREFDWPFGDLMCRVTSVVFYTNTYAGIAFMTCISLDRYLAMVHPHRLLRLRKVEAVRAVCILVWLLVFLQTCPLLFRSMLGHTEGKHTCMEYFTFDGSPLIPYLLLVACTISFCIPLVLIVGCYAQINRKLSRAARQNPMTGRTKCNHKANHITLLILFTFVICFSPYHFNIMQFMVRKILGQPSCEELKAFKTSLQVTVSLMNLNCCLDPVIYFFAIKTYKRKVVSLFKGYLSTSAPSSKAAIENSSSNT